The segment AAGTACCGCCCTGCCATAATGACCTCGCATTGCTCGAGGCCCGCGACGACACGTGCCTGGAGATGCAAGAGGGGTGGTTCTAGGGGGAGCCACCGTCAACCGGAGGTTCCCGCATGTTCGATTCCAGCGCCTTGTTGCGCCAGCGCTTCGCCGCGCTGCGCAGCACGGCCGAACTGTTCTCGCTTCGCCATGTGAAGCAGTCGCACCAGTCACTGTCGGTTCGGCGCAACGTCGCCGAGCCGCCGCACTTCAGCCAGGACGAAGGCGCCATGCTCAGCGTGCGGGTGAACGGCGTCGAGGCCTACGCGGCCACCGCCGACCTGTCGCAAGCCGGCCTGCAGCGCGCGCTGGAGCAAGCCGAAACCCTGGCCCGGCGCATCAAGCCCCACAGTCTGCTCGACTTGAGCGGCCAGCCGGCCCCCACCCAGCGCCACGACCACCTTTCGCCCAACCTCGACCAGCCCCTGCCGAACCTGGCCGACTGTCTGGCGCTGCTGGCTGCCGAATCGGCCAGCGTGCCCAAGGACAGCCGCCTGGTGGACTGGCAAGCCAGCCTGGGCATCACCCAGGTCGAGCAGACCTACCTGAACAACGCCGGCGCCGAGCTGCGCCACGCCCAGCGTTTCGTCTTCCCGGGGCTGGGGGTCACCGCCAGCGACGGCCAGGACAGCCAAAGCCGCACCCTGGGCCGGGAAAATTTCGGCCAGCAGGGTGGCTTCGAGGTGATCGAGCGCTGCGGCCTGGTGGGTGCTGCCCGCCGTGTGGCCGACGAGGCCCTGCAACTGCTGCTGGCGCCCAACACCCCCAGCGGCGTGCGCGACCTGTTGCTGATGCCCGACCAGATGATGCTGCAGATCCACGAGTCCATCGGCCACCCGCTGGAGATGGACCGCATTCTCGGTGACGAGCGCAACTACGCCGGCACCAGCTTCGTCAAAGCCAGCGACTTCGGCCACCTGCAATATGGCTCGAACCTGCTCAACGTGACCTTCGACCCGGGCATCAACGAAGAGCTGGCCAGCTACAGCTTCGACGACGACGGCACCCCGGCCAGCAAGCAATACTTGATCCGCGAAGGCCGCCTGCTGCGCCCACTGGGCGGTGCGCTGTCGCAACTGCGCTCGGGCCTGGACGGGGTGGCCAACAGCCGCGCCTGCGGCTGGAACCGCGCGCCCATCGACCGCATGGCCAACCTCAACATCGAACCGGGCGACCAGCCGCTCGAACAACTGATCGGCGGCATCGAGCACGGCATCCTGATGCGCACCAACCGCTCCTGGTCGATTGACGATGCACGCAACAAGTTCCAGTTCGGCTGCGAATGGGGCCAACTGATCGAAAACGGCGAGCTCAAGGGCGTGGTGAAAAACCCCAACTACCGCGGCATCTCCGCCGACTTCTGGCGCAACCTGTCGGCTGTGGGCGACCGCAGCACCTTCCAGGTGCTGGGCACGCCCAACTGCGGCAAGGGCGAACCCAACCAGGTGGTGCGGGTCGGCCATGCCTCGCCGGCCTGCGTGTTCCGCCAGATCGACGTATTCGGAGGGGACGCCTGATGAGCGCTTATCAACAACGTTTCGAAGAGCTGCTCGACGCCCTGCGTACAGCGCTTCAACCGGGCGAGCAGTTCACCCTGGGCTACAGCGCCGAGCAGTCGCAGTTCGTGCGCCTGAACCACGCCAAGGTGCGCCAGGCCGGGCTGGTCAGCCAGGCCAGCGTGCAGTTGCGCCTGGTCAGCGACGGCCGTCAGGCCGAGCAGCAGATCACCCTGGGGGAGGACGCCGAACTCGACCGCCAGCGCCTGCACGCGGCGCTGGCGCAACTGCGCCAGACCTTGCCGCTGCTGCCGCTCGACCCGTACCTGAGCCTGGACGAGAGCGCCTGGCATAGCCACAGCCTGCAACAGCAGGCGTTGCCCGAGCTGGACGAAGTACTGGCCCTGGTCGAACGCGAGGCAGGTGACCTGGACCTGGTCGGCATCTACGCCGCAGGCCCCGTGTGCCGGGGCTTTGCCAGCTCGTTCGGGGCTTTCGGCTGGCACCAGGCCAACAGTTTCAACTTCGACTGGAGCCTGTTCCACGCCAACGGCCAGGCCGTCAAAGCCAACTACGCAGGCCAGGCCTGGAGCGGTGAGGCGTTCAGCGCACGCCTGCGCCAAGCCCGTGAACAGCTACAGCACCTGGGCCGCCCGGCCATCACCCTCAAGCCCGGCAGCTACCGCGCTTACCTGGCGCCCGCAGCCATGGACGAGATCGCCGGCATGCTCGGCTGGGGCGGTTTTTCGGCCCAGGCCCTGGCCACCGGCAACAGCCCATTGCAGCGCCTGTACAACGGCGATGCGCGGTTGAGCCCACTGGTGTCGTTCGACGAGCAAGTCAGCGGCTCGCTAAGCCCGGCGTTCTCCGATGAAGGCTCGCCGCGCCGCGACCTGAACCTGGTCGCCGAAGGCCAGGCGCAGCAGCGGCTGGTCAGCGCCCGCAGCGCCGCCGAGTTCGCCCTGGCCGCCAACGGCGCCGACAGCTACGAGGCCCCCTGCGCGCTGAGCCTGGCACCGGGCGACCTGCCCGCGGCGGACATTCTCGAACGCCTGGGCACCGGCCTGTACATCAGCA is part of the Pseudomonas fakonensis genome and harbors:
- a CDS encoding TldD/PmbA family protein, with product MFDSSALLRQRFAALRSTAELFSLRHVKQSHQSLSVRRNVAEPPHFSQDEGAMLSVRVNGVEAYAATADLSQAGLQRALEQAETLARRIKPHSLLDLSGQPAPTQRHDHLSPNLDQPLPNLADCLALLAAESASVPKDSRLVDWQASLGITQVEQTYLNNAGAELRHAQRFVFPGLGVTASDGQDSQSRTLGRENFGQQGGFEVIERCGLVGAARRVADEALQLLLAPNTPSGVRDLLLMPDQMMLQIHESIGHPLEMDRILGDERNYAGTSFVKASDFGHLQYGSNLLNVTFDPGINEELASYSFDDDGTPASKQYLIREGRLLRPLGGALSQLRSGLDGVANSRACGWNRAPIDRMANLNIEPGDQPLEQLIGGIEHGILMRTNRSWSIDDARNKFQFGCEWGQLIENGELKGVVKNPNYRGISADFWRNLSAVGDRSTFQVLGTPNCGKGEPNQVVRVGHASPACVFRQIDVFGGDA
- a CDS encoding TldD/PmbA family protein gives rise to the protein MSAYQQRFEELLDALRTALQPGEQFTLGYSAEQSQFVRLNHAKVRQAGLVSQASVQLRLVSDGRQAEQQITLGEDAELDRQRLHAALAQLRQTLPLLPLDPYLSLDESAWHSHSLQQQALPELDEVLALVEREAGDLDLVGIYAAGPVCRGFASSFGAFGWHQANSFNFDWSLFHANGQAVKANYAGQAWSGEAFSARLRQAREQLQHLGRPAITLKPGSYRAYLAPAAMDEIAGMLGWGGFSAQALATGNSPLQRLYNGDARLSPLVSFDEQVSGSLSPAFSDEGSPRRDLNLVAEGQAQQRLVSARSAAEFALAANGADSYEAPCALSLAPGDLPAADILERLGTGLYISNLWYLNYSDLPAARMTGLTRFATFWVENGQIQGPVSTMRFDDSLYNLLGSQLEVLTCEREMILSTSTYGQRSTGSSHLPGALVKGLTLTL